From Hippea alviniae EP5-r, the proteins below share one genomic window:
- a CDS encoding aspartate:alanine exchanger family transporter produces the protein MLHSDIFYLFLIIALGYILGNIKIKGFSLDISAILIVALIAGHFGITIPPSFKFFGLAIFIYAVGLQSGPGFFEAIKENGIKFNFLSLLLLMLIFSLIFSLGLYLSLPDSVIDGIFTGAISSAPALAAALELKNSPNLSIAFGVVYPFAIFATIMFVRFLPQILKADIQKEIKEFEAKQHLLHPDIITKNFKITNENFKNTTIYKSQIEKMTATVIERVESSQPCEQETEDPILHYGDIVRVSGTEDQLKNLRIILGEELKEPYKFHDDMKVYRLLVTSKDVVGRKIGELKELKPLHATITKVRRSGIDIPPYPTLSLRLGDKLYVVAPQKYEKKLTKLIGNDLLKYPAADFLPIALGIVIGIFVGNIPFGIPYLGTFKFSFVGGILITALILGRIGRTGRIVWQLSPHSNSLMKVLGQLIFLATIGTNSGKFLFEAIKNHGWIAIVLGLFGILLPLFITTFVARKIFKMNLLDIMGVISGAMTSTPSLSMANNVVNSDYPSIGYAAVYPFAMVLSIILAEIGIKLI, from the coding sequence ATGCTTCACTCTGACATATTTTACCTATTTTTAATAATAGCTTTAGGTTATATTTTAGGTAACATTAAGATAAAAGGTTTTTCTCTCGACATATCTGCTATTCTTATAGTTGCTTTAATTGCAGGCCATTTTGGTATAACAATACCACCATCGTTTAAATTCTTTGGTCTTGCAATCTTTATTTATGCAGTTGGATTACAGTCTGGTCCTGGGTTTTTTGAAGCAATAAAAGAGAACGGTATAAAGTTTAATTTCTTAAGCCTTCTGCTTCTTATGTTAATTTTTTCTCTCATATTCTCTTTGGGCTTGTATTTGTCTCTACCTGATAGTGTTATAGATGGAATATTCACAGGTGCTATATCAAGCGCTCCGGCTTTGGCTGCTGCGCTCGAGCTTAAAAATTCACCAAACCTATCAATAGCATTTGGTGTTGTGTATCCGTTTGCCATATTTGCAACCATCATGTTTGTTAGGTTTCTACCGCAAATTCTAAAGGCAGATATACAAAAAGAGATAAAAGAATTTGAAGCAAAACAACACCTTCTTCATCCGGATATTATCACAAAAAATTTCAAAATAACAAACGAGAACTTCAAAAACACAACCATATACAAATCTCAGATAGAGAAAATGACAGCAACGGTAATAGAAAGGGTTGAATCAAGTCAACCATGCGAACAAGAAACAGAAGACCCTATTCTCCATTATGGAGACATAGTAAGGGTGTCAGGAACAGAAGACCAGCTAAAGAATCTGCGTATTATCTTGGGTGAAGAGCTAAAAGAGCCTTATAAATTCCACGACGACATGAAGGTTTACAGACTCCTTGTAACATCCAAAGATGTTGTGGGCAGAAAGATTGGCGAACTAAAAGAGTTAAAACCTCTCCATGCAACAATAACAAAGGTTAGACGCTCAGGTATAGATATACCACCATATCCAACCCTATCGTTAAGATTGGGTGATAAACTGTATGTTGTTGCTCCACAAAAGTATGAAAAAAAACTAACAAAACTAATAGGAAACGACCTTTTGAAGTATCCTGCGGCAGACTTTTTACCCATTGCCTTAGGAATTGTGATAGGCATATTCGTCGGGAATATACCCTTTGGCATACCTTATCTTGGCACATTCAAGTTTAGCTTTGTAGGTGGCATACTCATCACAGCTCTAATTTTGGGAAGAATAGGCAGAACAGGAAGGATAGTCTGGCAGTTATCACCACACTCAAACTCTCTAATGAAGGTGTTAGGACAGCTCATATTCCTTGCAACCATCGGCACAAACTCTGGTAAGTTTCTATTTGAAGCAATAAAAAATCACGGTTGGATTGCCATTGTTTTAGGGCTTTTCGGAATTCTTCTGCCGCTGTTCATAACAACATTTGTTGCAAGAAAAATATTTAAGATGAATCTGCTTGACATCATGGGCGTTATATCAGGCGCCATGACATCAACACCATCTCTTTCTATGGCAAACAATGTCGTAAACTCAGATTATCCATCCATAGGCTATGCTGCCGTTTACCCATTTGCCATGGTCTTATCTATCATTTTGGCAGAAATAGGTATAAAACTTATTTAA
- the rfaE2 gene encoding D-glycero-beta-D-manno-heptose 1-phosphate adenylyltransferase: protein MHLLEKIVSIDDAKSIAKELKEKGKTIGFTNGCFDILHAGHVSYLAKAKDMVDVLFVGLNSDSSVRRLKGKNRPINSQSDRALVLAGLSSVDFVIIFEEDTPIKLIEAIKPDFLFKGADWKGKTVVGADFVLKNGGRVEFIDFLGGRSTTSTIEKVIDAYCTDRRV, encoded by the coding sequence ATGCATTTGCTTGAGAAAATTGTAAGTATTGACGATGCCAAAAGCATAGCTAAAGAGTTAAAAGAGAAAGGTAAAACCATAGGCTTTACGAACGGCTGTTTTGATATTCTACATGCAGGGCATGTCAGTTATCTTGCAAAGGCTAAGGATATGGTTGATGTGCTGTTTGTTGGCTTGAACTCTGATAGTTCAGTTAGAAGATTAAAGGGTAAAAACAGGCCTATAAACAGTCAGAGCGATAGAGCACTTGTGCTTGCTGGTTTAAGTAGCGTTGATTTTGTGATTATCTTTGAAGAAGATACGCCTATAAAGTTGATAGAAGCAATAAAACCTGATTTTCTCTTTAAAGGTGCCGATTGGAAAGGCAAAACTGTTGTTGGTGCAGATTTTGTTTTGAAAAACGGTGGCAGGGTTGAGTTTATCGATTTCTTAGGTGGAAGATCAACAACATCGACGATAGAGAAGGTAATAGATGCATACTGCACTGATAGAAGAGTTTGA
- the argB gene encoding acetylglutamate kinase gives MFDKGDCLVEVLPYIKKFYSKNMVIKYGGSAMIDPKLREIFSKDVSLLKYVGINPIVVHGGGPEIGETLNKLHIESKFYKGLRITDEGTMEVVVMVLAGKVNKEIVLQINKSGGKAVGVSGVDAQIIKAKKKLVEDVDLGLVGDVEGVNPDILLHLSQNGYIPVVAPIGFDELGRRYNINADSVASAVAISLKAEKLIFLTDTDGVLDKNGNLISSIHINEIESLINNGTIGGGMIPKVLSAKDAVESGVKKVHIINGTKPHSLLEEIFTLEGVGTQIYGED, from the coding sequence ATGTTTGATAAAGGTGATTGCCTGGTTGAAGTTCTTCCTTACATAAAGAAGTTTTATTCAAAAAATATGGTCATAAAATATGGCGGTTCGGCTATGATTGACCCTAAATTAAGGGAAATTTTTTCAAAGGATGTTTCTCTTCTTAAATATGTTGGTATTAACCCTATTGTTGTTCACGGCGGTGGTCCAGAAATAGGAGAGACATTGAATAAACTGCATATCGAGAGTAAATTTTACAAGGGCTTGAGAATTACAGATGAAGGAACAATGGAAGTTGTCGTAATGGTTCTTGCTGGAAAGGTTAATAAGGAGATAGTTTTGCAGATAAACAAAAGTGGCGGCAAAGCCGTTGGTGTTAGTGGCGTTGACGCTCAGATTATAAAGGCTAAGAAAAAATTGGTTGAAGATGTTGACTTGGGTCTTGTAGGTGATGTTGAGGGTGTGAATCCGGATATTTTGCTTCATCTTTCTCAGAATGGTTATATACCCGTTGTTGCTCCGATTGGATTTGATGAGCTTGGCAGGAGATACAATATAAACGCTGATAGTGTTGCAAGTGCTGTTGCTATAAGTTTAAAAGCTGAAAAGCTTATATTTTTGACTGATACTGATGGCGTTCTTGATAAAAACGGCAATCTTATATCTTCTATTCACATAAATGAGATAGAGAGCTTGATAAATAACGGCACAATAGGTGGCGGGATGATACCGAAGGTGCTTTCTGCTAAGGATGCGGTTGAATCAGGAGTAAAAAAAGTTCATATTATAAACGGAACAAAGCCACATTCTTTGCTTGAGGAAATTTTTACTTTAGAAGGTGTAGGAACCCAAATTTATGGAGAAGATTGA
- a CDS encoding MFS transporter, producing the protein MNRKKRNYLLGVSHGVFYFASNGFVDYTTVLPAFLKHLVNSNALIGFTAAISRGGAVFFQLLSAFYLQGRKKKPYLVASLWVRFISWFMIALTSYILLPNHPIAELVCFIFFLSLFSFAGGIATIPFYDIISYNIPADLLGRFWAARQFIGGILAVLSGIVVKFILKQYPYPLGFTILFVFATIGFGLTSLSLGLMDEGQEKQKKNRSFSEFINDALSILRSDFSLKRMVLSEFFSHAVYMCLPFISLYALKVAHISQSKIGYFVSIQMIGSILSNLFWGYFADRKGPKFIILTTNTLAFFVPFLSIFFSNFYLLLIVYFLMGAYLHGSYIGYTNYLLKIAPQQKRPTYVSIRGTFNALSYFLPALGGFIADEFSFYVLFVISALLSFLALVYSLTLK; encoded by the coding sequence ATGAATAGAAAAAAGAGAAACTATCTTTTAGGCGTATCTCACGGCGTATTTTACTTTGCATCAAATGGTTTTGTTGACTATACAACCGTTTTGCCTGCATTTTTGAAGCATCTTGTTAACTCAAATGCTCTAATAGGCTTTACTGCAGCCATATCAAGAGGCGGTGCCGTATTTTTTCAGCTTCTTTCGGCTTTCTATTTGCAGGGAAGAAAGAAGAAGCCGTATCTTGTTGCATCACTCTGGGTTAGGTTTATCTCGTGGTTTATGATAGCTTTAACATCGTATATTCTTCTGCCTAATCATCCAATTGCAGAGCTTGTCTGTTTTATCTTCTTTTTGAGTCTCTTCTCGTTTGCCGGTGGTATTGCTACAATACCGTTTTACGACATCATCTCTTATAACATACCAGCGGATTTGCTTGGCAGATTTTGGGCAGCAAGGCAGTTTATAGGTGGCATACTTGCCGTTTTAAGTGGGATTGTCGTAAAATTTATTTTAAAACAGTATCCCTATCCTTTGGGTTTTACCATTCTGTTTGTCTTTGCAACTATTGGTTTTGGTCTTACTTCACTAAGTCTTGGTTTGATGGATGAAGGCCAGGAAAAACAGAAGAAAAACAGGAGTTTTTCTGAGTTTATCAATGATGCTCTGAGCATTTTAAGGAGTGATTTCTCTTTAAAGAGAATGGTTTTATCTGAGTTTTTCAGTCATGCTGTCTATATGTGTTTGCCGTTTATCTCGCTGTATGCCTTAAAGGTTGCACATATCTCTCAGTCAAAGATAGGGTATTTTGTTTCAATTCAGATGATAGGCAGTATCTTGTCAAACCTATTCTGGGGCTATTTTGCAGACAGAAAAGGCCCTAAATTTATCATTTTAACAACAAATACATTGGCTTTCTTTGTGCCTTTTTTGAGCATATTTTTCTCAAACTTCTATCTGCTTTTGATTGTCTATTTTCTGATGGGTGCTTATCTGCACGGCTCATACATAGGATATACAAACTATCTTTTAAAGATAGCTCCACAGCAGAAGAGACCAACCTATGTCAGCATAAGAGGAACCTTTAACGCTCTCTCTTACTTCTTGCCTGCTTTAGGTGGTTTTATTGCCGATGAGTTCTCTTTTTATGTGTTGTTTGTGATTTCTGCTTTGTTGTCCTTTTTGGCTTTGGTCTATTCTCTTACGCTTAAATAA
- the xerA gene encoding site-specific tyrosine recombinase/integron integrase gives MHTALIEEFERYLDARYSSHHTKRAYMKDVEEFLSHSFGFDIEGVERFESVLFKKGLSSKSINRKLASLSVFFEFLKQKGIVEKNPVKLVDKPKQKKSLPKFLEVDELVGLLESVKDKRDRALLELLYSTGLRVSELVSLNVEDVDFDNLRLKVRRKGGRVMYVPFGRRAGEYLLEYLKGRKTGPLFLNRYNNRISDRMVRKIIKRYALGSIFKDISPHTLRHTRATHLLNSGMDLRLLQRFLGHSSIRATQIYTHLNLKELSDVYDKTHPIVNDE, from the coding sequence ATGCATACTGCACTGATAGAAGAGTTTGAGCGTTATCTTGATGCAAGGTATAGTTCGCACCATACGAAAAGAGCATATATGAAGGATGTTGAAGAGTTTTTGTCGCACTCTTTCGGTTTTGACATAGAAGGTGTTGAAAGGTTTGAGTCTGTTCTATTTAAGAAGGGATTATCTTCAAAGAGCATAAATAGAAAATTGGCGTCGTTGAGTGTATTTTTTGAATTTTTGAAACAGAAGGGTATTGTTGAGAAGAATCCGGTTAAGCTTGTGGATAAACCGAAGCAGAAGAAGAGTCTTCCTAAGTTTTTAGAAGTTGATGAGCTTGTTGGTTTGCTTGAGAGCGTTAAAGACAAAAGGGATAGGGCGTTGCTTGAACTTTTGTATTCGACTGGTTTAAGGGTTAGCGAGCTTGTCTCTTTGAATGTTGAAGATGTGGATTTTGACAATTTAAGGTTAAAGGTTAGAAGAAAAGGTGGCAGGGTTATGTATGTTCCATTTGGGAGAAGGGCAGGTGAGTATCTGCTTGAGTATCTTAAAGGCAGAAAAACAGGGCCACTCTTTCTAAACAGGTATAACAACAGGATTTCAGATAGAATGGTTAGAAAGATAATAAAAAGATATGCATTGGGAAGCATCTTCAAAGATATATCGCCACACACATTGAGACATACAAGGGCTACGCATCTTTTAAACAGCGGTATGGATTTAAGACTGCTTCAGAGATTTTTAGGGCACTCTTCGATTAGAGCAACTCAAATCTATACGCATCTCAACCTTAAAGAGCTCTCAGATGTTTACGATAAAACTCATCCAATAGTAAACGATGAATAG
- a CDS encoding sensor histidine kinase, whose translation MEKIDLGQFVHVINSVDDLLTLYLRSLPVLAYLCRTDKLLFFKYSSRKKCFDLKVGIEKESLREVIENGFFNYDTDKIFRSDFNIKIRKWGSSCNDAIRSFVMSYVKKEVSVIKREELQPARFRKLFDELELGEEILYIPLIARGEIVGFLLVSPVCNVDSAKLYFDIFSCGLDKLLLKKSVENLVSIIQAEKDKAERDEKIYELGKTAMTIAHEMKNSLIGVIGLFDKLSDYLDDNEKAIKYRDIIKSQLNKLYNFTLDINRFSKITKDVKFERVDIADIIDNSIEMASTISDNVSFSVSVGDDAGWIYADKDHLEQVFLNLFKNSIEAKKDGKVKISVSVSKEGNNILIRIKDNCGGVDEETLKNMLKPFYTTKSYGTGLGLAIVKGIVENYEGEINFRNVPGGLECIIRLPIKRVEDRNGEKNHGS comes from the coding sequence ATGGAGAAGATTGATTTAGGGCAGTTTGTTCATGTTATAAACTCCGTGGACGACCTACTCACTTTATATTTGAGGTCTTTGCCTGTTCTTGCCTATTTGTGCAGAACAGATAAGCTACTGTTTTTCAAATACAGTAGCAGAAAGAAGTGTTTTGATTTAAAGGTTGGCATAGAAAAGGAAAGTTTAAGGGAAGTTATAGAAAATGGGTTTTTTAATTATGATACGGATAAAATTTTTAGGAGTGATTTTAATATAAAGATAAGAAAGTGGGGGTCTTCTTGCAATGATGCAATTAGAAGCTTTGTTATGTCTTATGTTAAGAAAGAGGTCTCGGTCATAAAAAGGGAAGAGCTACAGCCTGCACGCTTCAGAAAGTTATTCGATGAGCTTGAGCTTGGAGAAGAGATACTTTATATACCTTTGATTGCAAGAGGAGAGATAGTTGGGTTTTTGTTAGTTTCTCCTGTTTGTAATGTGGATAGTGCTAAACTTTATTTTGATATATTTTCCTGTGGTTTAGATAAACTTCTTTTAAAGAAAAGTGTAGAGAACCTTGTTTCAATTATTCAAGCTGAGAAAGATAAAGCGGAGAGAGATGAAAAGATTTATGAGCTTGGCAAAACGGCCATGACAATAGCTCATGAGATGAAAAACTCTCTTATTGGCGTAATAGGGTTATTTGATAAACTTTCTGACTATCTTGATGACAATGAGAAGGCCATAAAGTATAGGGATATAATAAAATCTCAGCTCAATAAACTTTACAATTTTACGCTCGATATTAATAGATTTTCAAAAATTACTAAGGATGTAAAGTTTGAAAGAGTAGATATAGCAGATATTATAGACAACTCCATAGAAATGGCTTCGACAATTTCTGACAATGTCTCTTTCTCCGTCTCTGTGGGTGATGATGCAGGATGGATTTATGCTGACAAAGACCATCTTGAGCAAGTGTTTCTAAATCTGTTTAAAAACTCCATTGAGGCAAAAAAGGACGGTAAGGTAAAAATAAGTGTGTCAGTGAGTAAGGAAGGCAATAATATTCTAATAAGAATAAAAGATAATTGCGGTGGCGTTGACGAAGAGACGCTTAAAAATATGCTTAAACCGTTTTATACAACTAAGTCATATGGAACTGGTCTTGGTCTTGCAATAGTTAAAGGAATTGTAGAGAATTACGAAGGCGAAATAAACTTTAGAAATGTGCCGGGTGGGCTTGAATGTATAATAAGGCTTCCAATAAAAAGAGTGGAGGATAGAAATGGCGAAAAAAATCATGGTAGTTGA
- a CDS encoding response regulator yields the protein MAKKIMVVDDEDAIRLLYQEEFEDEGYEVIACADGEEALEKFDKENPDIVVLDIAMPGMSGLDVLSKIKEKSPKTPVIMSTAYSHYKDDFYTYVADAYIVKSPDLTELKEKVKELIGE from the coding sequence ATGGCGAAAAAAATCATGGTAGTTGACGATGAAGATGCAATAAGGTTGCTTTATCAGGAAGAGTTTGAAGATGAAGGGTATGAGGTTATAGCTTGCGCAGACGGAGAAGAAGCCTTAGAGAAATTCGATAAAGAGAATCCGGATATTGTTGTGTTAGATATAGCAATGCCAGGCATGAGTGGTCTTGATGTTTTGAGTAAAATAAAAGAAAAATCTCCTAAAACACCTGTTATTATGTCAACTGCTTACTCTCATTATAAAGATGATTTTTATACTTATGTCGCAGATGCTTATATAGTAAAATCTCCAGATCTAACTGAACTTAAGGAAAAAGTGAAGGAATTGATAGGTGAATAA
- a CDS encoding ferredoxin — protein MAKVWVDGGACIGCEACVDELPDVFQMEDGKAKVVNPEGASLDEIKEVAEACPTEAIKVEE, from the coding sequence ATGGCTAAGGTATGGGTTGATGGTGGTGCTTGCATCGGTTGCGAGGCTTGCGTTGACGAATTGCCAGATGTTTTCCAGATGGAAGACGGAAAAGCAAAGGTTGTAAATCCTGAAGGAGCTTCTTTGGACGAGATTAAAGAGGTTGCTGAAGCTTGCCCAACAGAAGCTATTAAGGTTGAAGAGTAA
- a CDS encoding GGDEF domain-containing protein, translating to MRKRAKSIVKDSARLMILMGIFIGAAFIPFSEFVLKLPQEKVYSTKFLLSTISAGISVGLISFFVVNLTILRRLKEFENNIETITDNIFQYQTGKVKSIQECQNCYLKILSSDIIGRIATKYNSLIRVIRGQFWQHETLEEFSTKISTINLTNKLNKTILDFLISKLEILGGEIYLLTSGDINLIHSSRTITNLTSAKKKSLIDIIENGKTVHLRNEEVEIVDFGTGKIRPKEVSYFPIKHGNKAWLFAIYSNYLLSRERKSLIEKMLNEYKFAYESAEMYEKLQNMAAYDELTGIYNRRFGMRRINEEYKRALRSKSALFFLMFDIDHFKKINDTYGHQAGDYILASFGRILSENLRAEDIAMRYGGEEFLCVIGNSGIEDAVKKADTIRKIVEESTFKWNDINIKITVSGGVSALNPSQDTKTPEDAIKEADEALYQAKRNGRNRIVKHASL from the coding sequence ATGAGAAAAAGGGCAAAGAGTATCGTTAAAGACAGTGCCCGCTTAATGATATTAATGGGAATATTCATAGGTGCAGCCTTTATTCCTTTTTCTGAGTTTGTTCTAAAACTACCACAAGAGAAAGTATATTCCACCAAATTTCTATTAAGCACAATATCAGCAGGCATAAGCGTAGGTCTGATATCGTTTTTTGTTGTAAACCTAACAATACTCAGAAGACTTAAAGAATTTGAAAACAACATAGAAACAATAACAGACAATATCTTTCAATACCAGACAGGAAAGGTAAAAAGTATTCAAGAGTGTCAAAACTGCTACTTAAAAATACTATCAAGTGATATTATTGGAAGAATAGCAACAAAATACAATTCCCTAATCAGGGTAATAAGAGGTCAGTTTTGGCAACATGAAACACTGGAGGAGTTCTCAACAAAAATCAGCACAATAAACCTAACAAATAAACTAAACAAAACAATCTTGGACTTCCTAATATCTAAACTTGAAATCTTGGGCGGCGAGATATACCTTTTGACTTCAGGAGATATAAACCTTATACACTCAAGTAGGACAATAACAAACCTAACATCGGCGAAGAAAAAATCTCTTATAGATATAATAGAAAACGGAAAAACCGTCCACTTAAGAAACGAAGAAGTTGAAATAGTAGATTTCGGAACGGGAAAAATAAGGCCAAAAGAAGTTAGCTATTTTCCTATAAAACACGGTAACAAAGCATGGCTGTTTGCCATATACAGCAACTACCTGCTTTCAAGGGAAAGAAAATCACTCATAGAAAAAATGCTAAATGAGTACAAATTTGCCTATGAAAGTGCCGAGATGTACGAGAAGTTACAAAATATGGCAGCTTATGATGAACTAACAGGCATATACAACAGAAGGTTTGGCATGAGAAGAATCAACGAAGAGTATAAAAGAGCTTTAAGGTCAAAAAGTGCCCTATTTTTTCTTATGTTTGACATAGACCATTTTAAAAAGATAAATGACACATACGGTCATCAGGCTGGTGATTATATTTTGGCATCGTTCGGTAGAATATTAAGTGAAAATTTAAGAGCAGAAGATATAGCTATGAGATATGGCGGAGAAGAGTTTTTATGTGTAATAGGCAACTCAGGTATAGAAGACGCAGTAAAAAAAGCCGATACAATAAGAAAAATCGTCGAAGAATCCACCTTTAAATGGAATGATATAAACATAAAGATAACTGTATCCGGAGGTGTCTCTGCCTTAAATCCTTCTCAAGATACAAAAACACCCGAAGATGCAATAAAAGAAGCCGATGAAGCTCTGTATCAGGCAAAAAGAAATGGAAGAAACAGAATCGTAAAACATGCTTCACTCTGA
- a CDS encoding D-sedoheptulose-7-phosphate isomerase — translation MKKEEFLQAVEELEKALKHVSFEEIKTVADEIIDAFKKGHTLFICGNGGSAADAQHMAAEFVNRFLKEREPLPAIALTTDTSNITSIANDYSFDNVFEKQLKALSKSGDILIGISTSGNSKNIVRAFETAREIGVKTVGLLGRDGGVLRNISDYAIVVKSHSTPRIQEVHTFIIHAICQMVEDAFA, via the coding sequence ATGAAAAAGGAAGAGTTTTTGCAAGCGGTTGAAGAGCTTGAAAAAGCTCTCAAACATGTATCGTTTGAAGAGATAAAAACAGTCGCAGATGAGATTATAGATGCGTTTAAAAAAGGACATACGCTTTTCATATGCGGAAATGGTGGATCTGCTGCTGATGCCCAACATATGGCGGCTGAGTTTGTGAATAGATTTTTAAAAGAGAGAGAACCTTTGCCTGCTATAGCACTTACGACCGATACTTCAAATATAACAAGCATTGCGAACGATTACTCGTTTGATAATGTGTTTGAAAAGCAGCTTAAAGCTTTGTCTAAAAGCGGCGATATACTAATTGGAATAAGCACATCTGGAAACTCAAAAAACATAGTAAGGGCGTTTGAGACAGCAAGAGAGATAGGCGTTAAAACCGTTGGCCTTTTGGGTAGAGATGGTGGTGTATTGAGAAATATCAGCGATTATGCGATTGTTGTAAAATCACACTCAACGCCACGCATTCAGGAAGTTCACACATTTATAATACATGCGATTTGTCAGATGGTTGAAGATGCATTTGCTTGA
- a CDS encoding transporter substrate-binding domain-containing protein yields the protein MKRFKLVGLLSALFLLTAVFAQAADINLWHNSTLYKIEKRGVLRVGLNAGYMPFEMRSKTGKIIGFDVDLAKLMAKAMGVKLQIVNTDWDGIIPSLMTGKFDIIMSGMTITQKRNLKVNFADPYIVVGQTILLNKKWAGKVKSYKDLNSPKFTITVMLGTTGDFAAKKFMPKAKIEEFQTEEEAVMQVVQGRADAFIYDKPYNSIFYATKGKGKLIFLDKPFTYEPLGWAINKGDPDFLNWLNNFLRQIKHDGEYQKLYNKWFVNVKDWINKVQ from the coding sequence ATGAAGCGCTTTAAGTTGGTTGGTTTGTTGTCGGCACTTTTTCTGTTAACTGCTGTGTTTGCTCAGGCTGCAGATATTAATCTGTGGCATAATTCAACTCTTTATAAGATTGAGAAAAGGGGTGTTCTGAGGGTTGGATTAAATGCAGGTTATATGCCTTTCGAAATGAGAAGTAAAACAGGGAAAATTATTGGTTTTGATGTTGATTTGGCAAAGTTGATGGCTAAAGCTATGGGTGTTAAACTTCAAATAGTAAATACTGATTGGGATGGTATTATTCCTTCTCTTATGACGGGTAAGTTCGACATTATTATGAGTGGTATGACAATAACACAGAAGAGAAACCTGAAGGTTAACTTTGCAGACCCATATATAGTCGTTGGTCAAACAATACTTTTGAACAAAAAATGGGCCGGAAAAGTTAAAAGCTATAAAGATTTAAATTCTCCGAAGTTCACAATAACAGTTATGCTTGGAACTACGGGAGATTTTGCAGCTAAAAAGTTTATGCCCAAAGCTAAGATTGAAGAATTCCAGACAGAAGAGGAAGCCGTAATGCAGGTTGTTCAGGGTAGAGCAGACGCATTTATATATGATAAACCTTACAACAGCATCTTCTATGCAACCAAGGGAAAAGGCAAGCTAATATTTCTTGATAAGCCATTCACTTATGAGCCTTTAGGCTGGGCTATAAACAAAGGAGACCCTGACTTTCTAAATTGGCTTAACAACTTCTTAAGACAGATAAAACACGATGGTGAATACCAGAAGCTTTACAATAAGTGGTTTGTAAATGTAAAAGACTGGATAAATAAGGTTCAATAA
- a CDS encoding amino acid ABC transporter permease, with amino-acid sequence MRRDSNKWIWHIAFVLVIVGTGFFIYKASLRINYSWNWRAVPSYLVYKATQEIDSPVNGFVEYVGKNEVVIKSLSKKIIKIKVEHPVVKKGAVVSSGDEIGYNSSYKAGPLLMGLYMTIKVSVVSIIMALIIGFIAGLMRISENPLFRNLSVVYIEIIRGTPLLVQIFIVYFFVGTIFNMTRFFAGAFALAVFEGAYIAEIIRAGIQSIPRGQTEASLALGMNYFQIMRYIIMPQAIKRVLPALAGQFISLIKDSSLLSVISLTELTKAGREIVSSTFSPFEIWFSVAALYFIVTYSLSLLDRYLERRLAGNE; translated from the coding sequence ATGAGAAGAGACAGCAATAAGTGGATATGGCATATTGCCTTTGTTTTGGTTATTGTTGGAACGGGCTTTTTTATCTATAAAGCAAGTTTGAGAATCAATTATTCTTGGAACTGGAGGGCTGTGCCCTCCTATCTTGTTTACAAAGCTACACAAGAGATAGACTCACCTGTTAATGGTTTTGTTGAGTATGTTGGTAAGAATGAGGTCGTGATTAAAAGTCTTTCTAAGAAAATAATAAAGATAAAAGTTGAGCATCCGGTTGTTAAAAAGGGAGCGGTTGTATCTTCTGGAGATGAGATAGGCTATAATTCAAGCTATAAAGCTGGACCTTTGTTGATGGGTCTTTATATGACTATAAAGGTCAGCGTGGTTTCTATTATTATGGCTTTGATTATCGGCTTTATAGCTGGTCTTATGCGTATTTCTGAAAATCCGCTATTTAGAAATTTATCTGTTGTTTATATAGAAATTATAAGAGGAACACCTTTACTCGTTCAGATATTTATCGTCTATTTCTTTGTCGGCACGATATTTAACATGACAAGATTTTTTGCTGGTGCGTTTGCTTTGGCTGTCTTTGAAGGTGCATACATAGCAGAGATAATAAGAGCTGGCATACAGTCGATACCGCGTGGTCAAACGGAAGCTTCCCTTGCTTTGGGTATGAATTACTTTCAAATAATGCGGTATATAATTATGCCGCAGGCTATAAAAAGGGTTTTGCCGGCTTTAGCTGGACAGTTTATCTCTCTAATTAAAGACTCGTCGCTTTTATCTGTTATCTCTTTGACAGAGCTTACAAAGGCTGGAAGAGAGATAGTGTCATCAACCTTTAGTCCATTTGAGATATGGTTTAGTGTTGCTGCACTGTATTTTATAGTTACATATTCGTTAAGCTTACTTGATAGGTATCTTGAAAGGAGATTGGCTGGCAATGAGTGA